In Salvia miltiorrhiza cultivar Shanhuang (shh) chromosome 4, IMPLAD_Smil_shh, whole genome shotgun sequence, the DNA window agggaaaagaaaataaaattctctTCTAGGTTTTTTACCCACattattactttttttaatACAACTATTACTCATGTTTTTGACCGAGTTTTTATGCCTTCAAAGCATTTTTAGTTGATTTTGCAAAGATTAAGGTTGTGTTCGCCTGAGtttataattttctaaaaataatttataaattatttaggggttggcaatttttttgaaaataaaataaacttttaaataacttataagtGGTAAAAGTAAATTTTTAAATGAATCTATTGATTCTCTCCCAATACGATATCACTTTAGCGCTTTTTATGACTCGACACATCGCAAAGAAGCCTCGTAAAATGAGGCATATGAAAACGCAATAACATGcaatcttgttttttttttaaagtaaaaaaaaaattattaaaaccaAAAGAGTACAAGAAGTACTCAAGTTCGATCACAAAATACACAGCACGGCGCAAACGGAAGGCACCACCACAATCAGAGAGACACCACTATGAGAAGCATGAGCAGGGTCAAGTATCTAGTCATGCAAGGAGAAGCAAAAGCGCTCATATCTAGCCTTAATCCATTTCCATGTAAACAAAAAGATCTCTTCCACAACTTTAGCAACATCTGGGGTTCCATTCTTGAAAATGCTCGCGTTCCTAACTTTCCACACCGTCCAACACACACATTGTCAAATGCAGTTGTAAAATAGCTTGCTGGTTTTGTTCTTGCCCAAGCTGATGAATTCGAAGAAATGATCGAGAATGGAAGATGTAGATAAGTAGGGAATCTGTAACCAATCTCATACTTTTTTCCAGATagcaacaacaaaaggataggAGAGAATGATGTGGTTGGATGTCTCCTCCGGCGCCGGACAAAACGGATAGCCACGGTCAACGTCTTCAACTTCAATCGCTCTCTTCAAAAGGTTAGACCTTGTGAGAATTCTATCTTGGACTGCTTTCCAGATGAAGGCTGACACTTTACTAGGAACGAACTTAGTCCAAATCCATTGAAAAGCTGATGTATCACTCTCCTTGGATGATGATTCTTTGTGTAAATGATCATACATCTCTTTAGTTGCGAACCTGCCGGATTTGGACCCAATCCACTCCAGAGAATCGACCTTTGATTGATCAATAGACACACTGCACAACAAATACCAAAATTTAAGGAATTCAACAAATTCACCAAAATTAAACACCCTTGCCCAAGAAAACTCCCAACACCAGACCCCCTCTTTAGCAAATCCCATCTCTCCAACCTTACAATCTTTTTGATCAGTTAAAGCAAATAACTTCCTAAACCTAATCCTCAAAGGAATCCCGCTCCCAACCCAAGGATCTTCCCAAAAGATTGTGGACATCCCGTGACCAAGAGAGAAATTAAGGCTCTCAAAAAACACCTTACCCTCTAGACCACTCAGAAGACCTCTCAAATCTCTCCACCAAAAAGACTCAGTGTTAACCGAAACCCTTCTCCTAAATCCCCCCAGACTGTTCCCATAAATGGACTTAAGGACCCTCGCCCACAATGCATTCGGATTATTAATCCATCTCCACACCCACTTACAACGGAGGGCATGATTGAAGTTTTTTAAGTTTCTGACCCCGAGACCTCCATCCACCTTACTTCTACAAACTTTATCCCAACTCACCCAGCTGATTTTTCTTCTATCCCCCTTCCCACCACCCCAGAGAATATCCCGCTGCAATTTGGTTAAAGACTTGATAACGCTCACAACGGCTTTGAAGAAAGACATGTAGTAAAGAGGAAGAACAGCTAAGACCGAGTTCAAGAGGATGATCCGACCACCAAAGGAGAGACATCTGTTCTCCCAACCTGTTAACCTCTTCTGCAACCTCTCTTCAACTTTCTCCCACACCGCTTTCTTTCTATGATTTGAGCCAATAGGGAGGCCCAAGTACTGAAATGGCAGCCTACCAATTTTGCAGCTAATAATCTCTGCTAAGGTAGACGTAATATTGGGCTCAACATTAATGCCATGAATGGAGATCTTCGAGAAGTTGACGCGAAGACCTGATGATATTTCAAAGAGTCGTAGTATCCCTTTTATTAGCATAGCATTACTTTGTGTCGCTTTACCAATGATAATGGTATCATCGGCATATTGCAAGTGGCTCACCAGAACCTTGTCTTTCCTGATAAAAACTCCCTCGTACAAATTCAGGGAAATAGCCCTTTGCATAAGGCAATTAAAACCTTCAGCCGCAATAAGAAAAAGCAAGGGAGAGAGAGGATACCCTTGTCTGATTCCCCGTTGCAAAGCAAACTCTCCAGAAGGACTACCATTAACATGAATTGACATGGTAGCTGAAGAAAGGCAAGCTTTAATCCACGATCACCATTTCCAACTGAAGTTCATACTTTCCAACATTTCATCAATGTAATCCCACAAAATCGAATCACAGGCCTTTTCAAAATCTACTTTGAAAATCATGCAGCTAACATCTTCCCTCTTGAGAAAGTCCATAGATTCGTTCAGCACTAAAATTCTATCAAGAATTTGCTTGTCGCCCATGAAGGCACTTTGATTCTCCAAAATCACTTTACCGATCACTTTAGCTAATCTCTTGGCCAGAATTTTAGCGACAACTTTGTAAACACATCCAATCAAAGAGATTATATACATCCAATCTAAGAAAACTTTgcaatcttaaaattatatacaaCCTCTGGTTCAATTCATTTATTTGAGGGTTGCCTTTTCTATTGGATTAGTTATAAACTTCatgtaatataaaaattatgaatCATTTGAatctaatataaaaatatttatacttTCATAGTCTTAGATTCGAAGCTCATAAGGACACAATTAcaatgcatttataaaatcatgAAAGTgcaaatattatactccctccgtccctgaaataagtttctctttttcctttttgggacgtcccccaaataagtttctctttctttctttccatttttggacaactaccccaccactaataatactttatttattcttacttttcactttttcaccactctcaatactaattataacacattttcaccttttcatcattcccaatactaattataacatatttttctccactatcaatatactttatcacttttccttaaaactcgtgtcgtccccaaagaggaacttattttggggacggagggagtactttatacATTAAGtacaattattttattgattAAATACAAGGttcattttttatatagatttatacattttttttatacaatATCATCTCTTGTTGTATATTACGATCTTTATCCACCAAAAATATACTACTTTGAGttcgacacgaattttaataaaatgattgataGATTTTAGTGGATAAAAGGTCTCACCATATAGAATTGAATTTGTTATGGTTGATTAAGTGATTATATACAAATGAGTAATTGTAGTTAAATGAGAAAGTATAATctatgtccacaaaaaaattgatGTACTCTTTATGAAATATTAAATCGGATGATGTTGTACATTTTTAGTGGACCGAGCCACCGAGgtaagtaatactccctccgtccatgaaagaacttcctaggagggagtggcacgggttttaataaaatgttgtatagtgtattgagaatggagaaaaagttgtaaagtgtattgggaattgtgaaaaagtattaataatttattgtgttgttttaattaatgttatttgagtggtgggaattgtcttaaaaagggagtattttttaagtggtgggatattgtcccaaaataggaaaaagtaggaagttctttcgtggacgtcccgaaatagaaaaataggaagttctttcgtggacggaaggagtactatATTTGTGCATTGTTCTTACAGAATAATTcgtttcaaattaatttgatcaTGACAATTGCTTCATAAATAATTGTCATAAAATAGTACATTAATCTCTGAAAAATAACGCAATCCTCTAGTACTTGAGATGAATTATTTTccttgaaaataaattaacaaattaattgcCAACCCCCTATATTCTAGGTTTACACATGTAGAACCCAAAAAAATCACATTCACCCTCTTGTGATCAAAACTTATGATTACAAAACACAAATTAAGTAGAAGAAACAATTCAACAAGCATTAATACTAGGAGTTTTATGTCTGGTCGATACATAAACAAAAACGAAGGAAAACAGGAAGTGGCCTAAAAGTGCGACCTAGCAATTCAAAACCAAAAGCACTATGTAGAATTCAAGCCACATGCACTTTCACATAGATCAATAGTACTTTGGGCAAAGGAATACACGGCGATTTCCTACTTCTTACGCAAAAGGAAGAGAAAAGGACGTAGATGGTGTGGAACGACGAGAGGTGGACATAAATCTTCACCTCAAGCTGATCACAATATCGAGCAGGCTTTTTGAGCCTTtcccttctttttcttttgcttgGGTGGCTGGAGAACAACTTTAATGGCAGCATCAAAAACTGCTTTCACATTCTGTTTTGAAAAAGAATGCAACAAAACAGGTTCACTTTCATATCTTGACATCGTGATGAAAGTGATTTTAGTAAAAGCTCTCTGAAAGTAGGCGCAACTAATAGCAACGTACCTCTTGCGTTTTTGAACTACATTCAACATAAGACGGAGACGCAATCAATTTCCTCAGCTCCTCTCCCTGTAAGTTTAGATTAACAACAATAAAATCTACAGCAATAGAGCCTAGCCATCACAGAAACCAGCAATACATactagaaaggaaaaaaaaaaaaaaaaagaaggctGACATAAGCATAACCCAAGCCACAGAGTTTCACCTGTGCATTGGTGATTGGTACAGAGCCTGGATGATTTTCAAAGAACTGCTTATCATCCCGAAGATCTGAATCCATCACAAGTCGTGAACAAACAACAAATAAGACCTTTGTTGAATGAATTATGCCATATTGTAACatataaaactaaaaaagaaagaaaatatcaATTTGATATATCATAATAACCGTACATCTAGATTTTCCAtccttaaaattttaataacagCATTGAAATAAAGCTGTATACATATACATGAAGTCCTGAACGGATCACGAACAATTTTCAGCAGGTGATTGTTGTAAAACCTAAATTGCTGCAAAAGCAGCTGTTAGTGAAAGCTTCCTATAAACTCATACAGACCAGTGTGAACAGAAGGATCTATACATTAAAGAAGAATAGAAATGATCATCTAGAAAGAAATGCCAGAATTATACAATCACAACAAACAGGGTAGACAGATAAGAGCAGCTTGAATGAATAAAGTCCAGCAGGGGACCAAACTAAGGGTAAGTTCTTATTACTATCACATAAACAGTTTCTAAAATCAAGAAAGGACGGTGATTTCAAACGCTTGTGATTTCACCTAAAATTTTATTAGCAACGGTTTTAGCTTATCGTAAGTATCACGGGCTAAAATATGGGGGAACATTcacttaaatattttttatcccACATAGCGGTGCATGATAATTACAAACTGGAAGTTTGTAGttataaaaactaaacaaaagaGTCTCCTCTCACTCTTGGGTCATGCATACTATTCCAACAGAATGGCTAGTGTTTTGTACAAAAGCATGGCAGTCTGGCAGAGAACTTGAAGCTGACAAGATATATCTGTCATGCTTCTAAGAAAACCAATCATAATATTCTCAATTTCAACAAACACAATAGCAGAAGCATCTTTAACAAACAACAGACTGGTTCATGCACCTTGAAATTTGATATCTTACCAAGTTTTGTGCCAACAAGAACTATAGGGACACCAGGAGCGTAATGCTTCAATTCGGGAATCCACTGAATTAGAAATGCACCAGAGACCCCAACAAGAAAAGGACAATTAACATAAAGATATTGTTGCAAATAAGAGTGGACagcataaaagaaaaaaaggattAATAGAAATATTGTACGGGCAATCAAATCCATACCTTCTTGGAAACATTTTCGTAGCTTGCCTTGCTGATAAGAGAAAATGCCAGAATGAAAACATCAGCTCCACGATAACTCAAAGGCCTTAATCTGTTATAGTCCTCTTGCCCTGTTGCACAGAATAATAACCTTAGGGTCATATGTTAGAACTATAAGAAGAAACACAAAACTAAATTCATTTATACAATTGTAGGTGTAATCATCTTCGGAAGTACAGTGAATATATTTCTATTAATTACCAGCAGTATCCCACAGGCCTAGGTTAACAGTGGCTCCATTGACGACAACATTGGCACTGAAATTATCAAACACAGTAGGCACATAATCCTGTGCCAtacaaaaaacaaacaaaaatgtTAAAAACATATGATGGGTCATATTTCAGATAATAAAGAATATTGCTTCATATCAGATGCAAATCAACACCAGAGCAATTAGCTTCTAGGACCATTACGGCATAATTGTTTCAAataaatcagaaaataaatGCTGGGGCTGGCCAAGTAACAAGAGGAAATTACCCTGAGATCTACAACATAATTGTTTCGATAAGTAGCACCAATTTTATGGTTCACTCGACAAGGGGACAAGATCCAGATGAACAGAAAAATATAGAATCAGTTCTCTAATTATTAGCAAAAAGATGGTAATATATCAATGTGCTTGTCTATCTTTAAGTGAAAAATCACCTATTCAATAAGGAAAATCCCATGTCAAGTAACTATTCTCTGTCTCGACTCTCAATATGATTCTCACAACTATGAAATAAAAAGTCAAAATCGATAAAACAGTACTAGTTTTCCCAAAATCTTCCTACTTTGGAGAAAGAGCAATCCCCATATCACCAGTAACGATATGGAAACATAAGGTGCctctatgcatatttgtgtctTTTCATTCAATAACGCCAGAAAATTTCATCAATTATCCTAATCCAAGTTCATAATCATCACAAAAGCACAACGGGAACCATACTTTCTATTTCCCATTTCATCTATTCCACAAGAATACATATAACACCAAAAAAGGGGGACATTTCAAATCCTGTGAATAGTTCAAACACAAAGATCATTTAGGAAAAAAATGCAGACCGTGGGGAAGGTATTGCTGGTATAGGAAATCAAGAGGCATGTCTTTCCAACCGCACCATCACCCACCGTCACACACTTGATGAATCTTGAAGCGCTCATTCTTTCGGAATCTAACTATCCCCGCTtcctcgctctctctctctcactctcactctccctctAGGCAATGTGCAATGACCGACTATACCTAATTACCAGAAATGCACAATACACACGTAAAAAGAGCACAAAGAGTTTCCGGGTTTCCCATTGTTCCTCCCCTTGAAAGATGGGACAACTAGACAATCAGCCAATTCGAACCCTAACTCTTGGGGCAGCATGTACGGAAGAAGAATGTGGTTGGAAAGGTAAATGGGGGATCAcaatctagagagagaaagaagaataaTATGGTTAATTGATCAGAGAAAATTGGTGTGATAAGAAAATGGGTGGCCATCACGCATAATACCTTATTTAGCCGGGAAATACTGCCGTTGAACCGCTCCCTT includes these proteins:
- the LOC131023820 gene encoding rac-like GTP-binding protein RHO1, producing MSASRFIKCVTVGDGAVGKTCLLISYTSNTFPTDYVPTVFDNFSANVVVNGATVNLGLWDTAGQEDYNRLRPLSYRGADVFILAFSLISKASYENVSKKWIPELKHYAPGVPIVLVGTKLDLRDDKQFFENHPGSVPITNAQGEELRKLIASPSYVECSSKTQENVKAVFDAAIKVVLQPPKQKKKKGKAQKACSIL